The Cellulomonas wangleii genome includes a region encoding these proteins:
- a CDS encoding extracellular catalytic domain type 1 short-chain-length polyhydroxyalkanoate depolymerase translates to MRTLRSGAGRRTAVRAGLLGTAFALALTGAAQLATAPPAQAASLVEVSGFGSNPGGLRMNLFVPDRLAATPGVLVVVHYCTGSAQAMYNGSQFDELASQHGFIAIYPSTNRPGNCFDVSSTAAMTRDGGSDPQSIVQMVRYVQQRYTTDTSRVFVTGVSSGAMTTQLLLAEYPDVFAAGSAFAGVPATCFSTGGAAPGTSAQAGWNSDCAQGRRILTAQQWGDLARATYPGYTGKRPRVQLWHGTNDETLNFQNFTEAVKQWTNVLGVSATPASTETIGSNRTRARYGGTGTQAPLETNRLQGTSHNLPVDAAAAIAFFGLDQAAPTPTPTPSVTPTPSVTPTPTVTPTVTPSPTVTPTPTTTPSPGTTPTPGPTPAVGGCAVTYAVNQWNTGFTANLTVRNTSSTPVDGWTLRWSFPSGQQVTQSWSSTVSQTGSQVTATNAPWNGSIPPGGSVQIGFNGSHTGTNTAPTAFTLNGVTCAVA, encoded by the coding sequence ATGAGAACACTCCGCAGCGGCGCGGGTCGCCGCACCGCCGTGCGCGCCGGGCTCCTGGGCACCGCGTTCGCACTCGCGCTGACCGGCGCGGCGCAGCTCGCGACCGCCCCGCCCGCGCAGGCCGCCTCGCTCGTCGAGGTGTCCGGGTTCGGCAGCAACCCCGGCGGGCTGCGGATGAACCTGTTCGTCCCCGACCGCCTCGCGGCGACCCCCGGGGTCCTCGTCGTCGTGCACTACTGCACGGGCAGCGCGCAGGCGATGTACAACGGCTCGCAGTTCGACGAGCTGGCCTCCCAGCACGGGTTCATCGCGATCTACCCGAGCACGAACCGGCCCGGCAACTGCTTCGACGTCTCGTCGACGGCCGCCATGACGCGTGACGGCGGCAGCGACCCGCAGAGCATCGTCCAGATGGTCCGGTACGTGCAGCAGCGGTACACCACCGACACGTCGCGCGTGTTCGTCACGGGCGTCTCCTCCGGTGCCATGACCACCCAGCTGCTGCTGGCGGAGTACCCCGACGTCTTCGCCGCCGGGTCGGCGTTCGCCGGGGTCCCCGCGACGTGCTTCTCGACCGGTGGCGCGGCCCCCGGCACCAGCGCGCAGGCCGGCTGGAACAGCGACTGCGCGCAGGGCCGGCGGATCCTCACCGCCCAGCAGTGGGGCGACCTCGCACGTGCGACCTACCCGGGGTACACGGGCAAGCGCCCGCGCGTGCAGCTCTGGCACGGCACGAACGACGAGACCCTGAACTTCCAGAACTTCACCGAGGCCGTGAAGCAGTGGACGAACGTGCTGGGCGTGAGCGCGACGCCCGCGTCCACGGAGACCATCGGCTCCAACCGCACCCGCGCCCGTTACGGCGGCACCGGGACGCAGGCCCCGCTGGAGACCAACCGGTTGCAGGGCACGTCGCACAACCTGCCCGTCGACGCGGCCGCGGCGATCGCGTTCTTCGGGCTGGACCAGGCGGCGCCGACGCCCACGCCCACGCCCAGCGTGACGCCCACCCCGAGCGTGACCCCCACGCCGACCGTGACACCGACCGTGACACCGAGTCCCACCGTCACGCCGACGCCGACCACGACCCCCTCGCCCGGCACGACGCCGACGCCCGGCCCCACCCCGGCCGTGGGCGGGTGCGCCGTGACCTACGCGGTCAACCAGTGGAACACCGGCTTCACGGCGAACCTCACGGTGCGCAACACGTCGAGCACCCCGGTCGACGGCTGGACGCTGCGGTGGTCGTTCCCCTCGGGGCAGCAGGTGACGCAGTCGTGGAGCAGCACGGTCTCCCAGACGGGCAGCCAGGTCACGGCGACCAACGCCCCCTGGAACGGGTCGATCCCGCCCGGCGGCTCCGTGCAGATCGGGTTCAACGGGTCGCACACCGGTACCAACACGGCACCGACGGCGTTCACCCTCAACGGCGTGACCTGCGCGGTCGCCTGA
- a CDS encoding aromatic ring-opening dioxygenase LigA — MSADVAPTAASSGATTAPAPRAARRTRLLGTLLTALGIVMALAGVATWGGIAQGLAQEEIVVSDNAAAFAGSPVVTPWTAWAQAEVIRTDLDEMTGGLTYAEMDREDPQRQAVATGTFLRASLITSVIAFGVALALVGIGTGFVLGGLGLRSASAG; from the coding sequence ATGTCCGCCGACGTCGCACCCACTGCCGCATCCTCCGGCGCCACCACGGCGCCCGCGCCCCGCGCCGCCCGCCGCACCCGCCTGCTGGGCACGCTCCTCACCGCCCTCGGGATCGTCATGGCCCTCGCCGGGGTCGCCACCTGGGGTGGCATCGCCCAGGGCCTCGCGCAGGAGGAGATCGTCGTCTCCGACAACGCCGCGGCGTTCGCGGGGTCGCCCGTGGTGACGCCCTGGACGGCGTGGGCCCAGGCCGAGGTGATCCGCACCGACCTGGACGAGATGACCGGCGGGCTGACCTACGCCGAGATGGACCGCGAGGACCCGCAGCGCCAGGCCGTCGCGACCGGGACGTTCCTGCGCGCCTCGCTCATCACGTCGGTCATCGCGTTCGGTGTCGCGCTCGCGCTCGTCGGCATCGGGACCGGGTTCGTCCTGGGCGGGCTGGGTCTGCGCAGCGCGTCGGCCGGTTGA
- a CDS encoding ATP-binding cassette domain-containing protein, which translates to MVGTVGVGRRTPVLSLRQVSKRFGAVEALVDVDLTVHPHEVVALVGDNGAGKSTLAKVVSGVVQPDAGLIEMGGEPITIGSPSDAHQAGVATVFQDYALCENLDVTANLFLGRELREHSLMRDGEMERVARGILRDLTSRIPSVRTPIGHLSAGQRQTVAIARTLIGSPRLVILDEPTAALSVAHTAEVLTHIQRLRELGLGVVLISHNLNDVRAVADRIEVLRHGRNNGSFDARSVTQEELLAAITGATQVSRTHPLDAVL; encoded by the coding sequence GTGGTCGGGACCGTGGGTGTCGGCAGACGGACGCCGGTGCTGTCGTTGCGTCAGGTGTCCAAGCGGTTCGGCGCGGTCGAGGCGCTGGTGGACGTGGACCTCACCGTGCACCCGCACGAGGTCGTCGCGCTGGTGGGTGACAACGGTGCCGGCAAGTCGACGCTCGCCAAGGTGGTCTCCGGGGTCGTGCAGCCCGACGCGGGCCTGATCGAGATGGGCGGGGAGCCGATCACCATCGGCTCGCCGTCCGACGCCCACCAGGCAGGTGTCGCGACGGTCTTCCAGGACTACGCGCTGTGCGAGAACCTCGACGTCACGGCCAACCTCTTCCTGGGCCGCGAGCTGCGCGAGCACTCGCTCATGCGGGACGGCGAGATGGAGCGCGTCGCCCGCGGCATCCTGCGGGACCTGACGAGCCGGATCCCGTCCGTGCGCACCCCGATCGGCCACCTGTCCGCGGGGCAGCGGCAGACGGTCGCGATCGCCCGCACCCTCATCGGCTCGCCCCGGCTGGTGATCCTCGACGAGCCGACCGCGGCGTTGTCCGTCGCGCACACGGCCGAGGTGCTCACGCACATCCAGCGCCTGCGTGAGCTGGGCCTGGGCGTCGTGCTGATCAGCCACAACCTCAACGACGTGCGCGCGGTCGCCGACCGCATCGAGGTGCTGCGCCACGGCCGCAACAACGGGTCGTTCGACGCCCGCTCGGTCACCCAGGAGGAGCTGCTCGCGGCGATCACGGGAGCCACGCAGGTCTCCCGGACGCACCCGCTCGACGCCGTGCTCTGA
- a CDS encoding ROK family transcriptional regulator: protein MSGSQSSLRGANRALVVETVKRYGGLTQVELTAATGLSPATVSSIVKELLAAGVVDTRSTIRSGRRAQLVTIARRTGLAAGVDVGRRHLRVALADVTREIVAEQTLPLPAEHRADTTLDRAALLVVDLLERLGASLDDLLGLGVGLPAPVEPGTGLVTVRGVLRGWDEVPVVHVLAKRLAKPVLVDNEANLGALAESRFGAARGYQDVVYVSVGTGTGAGIVLSGHLHRGFGGTAGEIGHVQVDPQGRICRCGSRGCLDTVVGYPALVEPLTETHGALTIRDVVQRAAEGDPGCRQVVADAGAVIGGVVAGMAMVVNPQCVVVGGELAQTGDVLVQPMREAIARRVPLNQVATLDVVPGELGVRASVLGALAMALEATDQAAVSGAPDIADHSDTPAGGGS, encoded by the coding sequence ATGTCGGGATCGCAGTCGTCCCTCCGGGGCGCCAACCGCGCTCTCGTCGTCGAGACGGTCAAGCGGTACGGCGGCCTCACCCAGGTCGAGCTCACGGCCGCGACGGGCCTGTCGCCCGCCACCGTCAGCTCGATCGTCAAGGAGCTGCTGGCCGCCGGTGTGGTCGACACCCGCAGCACCATCCGCTCCGGGCGGCGCGCGCAGCTGGTCACCATAGCCCGACGCACCGGGCTGGCCGCGGGCGTCGACGTCGGTCGGCGCCACCTGCGGGTCGCGCTCGCGGACGTCACGCGCGAGATCGTCGCCGAGCAGACCCTGCCGCTGCCCGCCGAGCACCGCGCCGACACCACGCTGGACCGTGCGGCTCTGCTGGTCGTCGACCTCCTGGAGCGTCTGGGCGCCTCGCTCGACGACCTGCTGGGGCTGGGCGTCGGGCTCCCGGCGCCGGTCGAGCCCGGCACGGGTCTCGTGACGGTGCGGGGGGTGCTGCGGGGCTGGGACGAGGTCCCCGTCGTGCACGTGCTGGCCAAGCGGCTCGCCAAGCCGGTGCTGGTCGACAACGAGGCCAACCTCGGCGCGCTGGCCGAGAGCAGGTTCGGTGCCGCCCGTGGCTACCAGGACGTCGTGTACGTGTCCGTCGGCACGGGGACCGGTGCCGGCATCGTGCTGTCCGGGCACCTCCACCGGGGGTTCGGCGGCACGGCGGGGGAGATCGGGCACGTCCAGGTCGACCCGCAGGGACGCATCTGCCGGTGCGGCTCGCGCGGCTGCCTGGACACCGTGGTGGGGTACCCCGCGCTGGTCGAGCCACTGACCGAGACGCACGGCGCGCTGACCATCCGTGACGTGGTGCAGCGCGCCGCGGAGGGTGACCCGGGGTGCCGGCAGGTGGTGGCGGACGCCGGCGCGGTCATCGGTGGGGTCGTGGCGGGCATGGCCATGGTCGTCAACCCGCAGTGCGTCGTCGTGGGTGGTGAGCTCGCGCAGACCGGGGACGTGCTGGTGCAGCCGATGCGTGAGGCGATCGCGCGCCGGGTGCCGCTCAACCAGGTGGCCACGCTCGACGTCGTCCCCGGTGAGCTGGGGGTGCGGGCGTCCGTGCTCGGCGCGCTCGCGATGGCGCTCGAGGCCACGGACCAGGCCGCCGTGAGCGGTGCACCGGACATCGCCGACCACTCGGACACCCCCGCCGGAGGCGGCTCATGA
- the mmsB gene encoding multiple monosaccharide ABC transporter permease, with the protein MTAIAGFGDMVTRNLRQSGIFIAFVIIVLMFSLMNSNFLSPGNLTNIVLQYSYILILAIGMVMVIVLGQIDLSVGSVVALTGAVAGVLVIRHGAPWWIGVLAALVVGVLVGMWQGFWVAYVGIPGFIVTLAGMLLFRGMTYRVLDNVSLSPFGGTYYDIANGFSTNGWFGGYGVDVFTLVIFAVAVAGYAVSQWRTRRGRIAYQQVVESMPIFVGKIVAVGVVVMWFGYQLAQYRGLPNVLILLAVLIMAYSVITQRSVFGRHVYAIGGNLNAAQLSGVKVRVVTFWTYVNMGLLAGVAGVVYSSRMNGAQPSAGNMFELDAIAAAFIGGASTTGGVGRVTGAMTGALIMAVMSNGMQLMGVPQSIQQMVKGLVLLLAVAFDVWNKRRADAR; encoded by the coding sequence ATGACGGCCATCGCCGGCTTCGGAGACATGGTGACGCGGAACCTCCGCCAGAGCGGGATCTTCATCGCGTTCGTGATCATCGTGCTGATGTTCTCGCTGATGAACTCGAACTTCCTCAGCCCGGGCAACCTGACGAACATCGTCCTGCAGTACTCCTACATCCTCATCCTGGCCATCGGCATGGTCATGGTGATCGTGCTGGGTCAGATCGACCTGTCCGTCGGGTCGGTGGTCGCGCTCACCGGCGCCGTGGCGGGCGTGCTGGTCATCCGGCACGGTGCGCCCTGGTGGATCGGCGTGCTGGCTGCGCTCGTCGTCGGCGTCCTGGTCGGCATGTGGCAGGGCTTCTGGGTGGCCTACGTCGGGATCCCCGGGTTCATCGTCACCCTGGCCGGCATGCTGCTGTTCCGCGGCATGACGTACCGGGTCCTCGACAACGTCTCGCTGTCGCCCTTCGGTGGCACGTACTACGACATCGCCAACGGGTTCTCCACGAACGGCTGGTTCGGGGGCTACGGGGTCGACGTCTTCACGCTGGTGATCTTCGCGGTGGCCGTGGCCGGGTACGCCGTCAGCCAGTGGCGCACGCGCCGCGGGCGCATCGCGTACCAGCAGGTCGTCGAGTCCATGCCGATCTTCGTCGGCAAGATCGTCGCCGTCGGCGTCGTCGTCATGTGGTTCGGGTACCAGCTCGCGCAGTACCGCGGCCTGCCGAACGTGCTGATCCTGCTCGCGGTGCTGATCATGGCGTACTCCGTCATCACGCAGCGCTCGGTCTTCGGCCGGCACGTCTACGCGATCGGTGGCAACCTCAACGCCGCGCAGCTGTCCGGCGTGAAGGTCCGCGTCGTGACCTTCTGGACCTACGTGAACATGGGTCTGCTCGCCGGTGTCGCGGGTGTCGTGTACTCCTCGCGCATGAACGGCGCGCAGCCGAGCGCGGGCAACATGTTCGAGCTCGACGCGATCGCCGCCGCGTTCATCGGCGGGGCGTCGACGACCGGTGGCGTGGGCCGCGTGACGGGCGCCATGACCGGTGCGCTGATCATGGCCGTCATGAGCAACGGCATGCAGCTGATGGGCGTGCCGCAGTCGATCCAGCAGATGGTCAAGGGCCTCGTGCTCCTCCTGGCCGTCGCCTTCGACGTCTGGAACAAGCGTCGCGCCGACGCGCGCTGA
- the mmsA gene encoding multiple monosaccharide ABC transporter ATP-binding protein: MDHSDILEMRSITKTFPGVKALQDVNLTVRRGEIHAICGENGAGKSTLMKVLSGVYPHGTYDGDIVFEGEEVEFGSINDSEGRGIVIIHQELALVPYLSVAENIFLGNEVRGSGPLIDWNKANSEAARLLARVGLAENPTTQVSQLGVGKQQLIEIAKALSKQVRLLILDEPTAALNDTDSEHLLDLLRHLKEQGITSIIISHKLNEIAEIADRTTIIRDGRTIETMDMSEPGSTQDRIIRGMVGRDLEHRYPERTPAIGDEVLRVEDWTVRHPTQSDRVVIDGASFTVRAGEVVGIAGLMGAGRTELAMSIFGRSYGRGITGRIYKNGQEISVRDVDSAISHGLAYATEDRKRYGLNLIEDIRRNVSAAGIRRLAPRGWVNGNEEIKVAEEYRASLNIKAPTVMALTGKLSGGNQQKVVLAKWLYTEPDVLILDEPTRGIDVGAKYEIYTIINRMVAAGKAVVVISSELPELLGICDRIYTLAFGRITGEVPVAQATQERLMELMTIERETAKDLAS; encoded by the coding sequence ATGGACCACAGCGACATCCTCGAGATGCGGTCCATCACCAAGACCTTCCCGGGGGTCAAGGCGCTGCAGGACGTCAACCTCACCGTGCGGCGCGGCGAGATCCACGCCATCTGCGGGGAGAACGGCGCCGGCAAGTCGACGCTCATGAAGGTCCTGTCCGGCGTGTACCCGCACGGCACCTACGACGGCGACATCGTCTTCGAGGGTGAGGAGGTCGAGTTCGGCTCGATCAACGACTCCGAGGGCCGCGGGATCGTCATCATCCACCAGGAGCTCGCGCTGGTGCCGTACCTGTCGGTCGCGGAGAACATCTTCCTGGGCAACGAGGTCCGGGGCAGCGGCCCGCTGATCGACTGGAACAAGGCCAACTCCGAGGCCGCGAGGCTGCTGGCCCGCGTGGGCCTCGCCGAGAACCCGACGACGCAGGTGTCGCAACTGGGTGTCGGCAAGCAGCAGCTCATCGAGATCGCGAAGGCGCTGTCGAAGCAGGTCAGGCTGCTCATCCTCGACGAGCCGACCGCCGCGCTGAACGACACGGACTCCGAGCACCTGCTCGATCTCCTGCGCCATCTCAAGGAGCAGGGCATCACGTCGATCATCATCAGCCACAAGCTGAACGAGATCGCCGAGATCGCCGACCGCACGACCATCATCCGCGACGGCCGGACCATCGAGACGATGGACATGTCCGAGCCGGGCTCGACCCAGGACCGCATCATCCGCGGCATGGTCGGCCGTGACCTGGAGCACCGGTACCCCGAGCGCACTCCCGCCATCGGCGACGAGGTGCTGCGCGTCGAGGACTGGACCGTGCGCCATCCCACGCAGTCGGACCGCGTGGTGATCGACGGCGCGTCGTTCACCGTGCGCGCCGGTGAGGTCGTCGGCATCGCCGGCCTGATGGGCGCGGGGCGCACCGAGCTCGCGATGAGCATCTTCGGCCGCTCGTACGGCCGTGGCATCACGGGGCGCATCTACAAGAACGGGCAGGAGATCTCCGTCCGCGACGTGGACTCCGCGATCTCCCACGGGCTCGCGTACGCCACCGAGGACCGCAAGCGCTACGGCCTGAACCTCATCGAGGACATCCGCCGCAACGTCTCCGCCGCCGGCATCCGCCGCCTCGCCCCCCGGGGCTGGGTCAACGGCAACGAGGAGATCAAGGTCGCGGAGGAGTACCGCGCGAGCCTCAACATCAAGGCCCCGACCGTCATGGCGCTCACCGGCAAGCTCTCCGGGGGCAACCAGCAGAAGGTCGTGCTCGCCAAGTGGCTCTACACCGAGCCCGACGTGCTGATCCTCGACGAGCCCACGCGTGGCATCGACGTCGGGGCCAAGTACGAGATCTACACGATCATCAACCGGATGGTCGCGGCGGGGAAGGCGGTCGTCGTCATCTCCTCCGAGCTGCCCGAGCTGCTCGGCATCTGCGACCGGATCTACACCCTGGCGTTCGGGCGCATCACCGGTGAGGTGCCCGTCGCGCAGGCCACCCAGGAGCGGCTGATGGAGCTCATGACCATCGAGCGCGAGACAGCAAAGGACCTTGCATCATGA
- the chvE gene encoding multiple monosaccharide ABC transporter substrate-binding protein, protein MRRKITMAAAAGTLALSLAACGGGGAGSTESTEGAGGGAEKSDITIGVAMPTETSERWIADGNAVKDGLEKLGYKVELQYAGDDIPTQTQQIDQMITSGADVLIVASIDGTALTSQLEAAAAANIPVIAYDRLIRDSENVDFYVTFDNFAVGVAQGTALLRGMGIVDEAGAEVADVTGPFNIELFAGSPDDNNAGFFFEGAMSVLDPYITDGTLVVKSGQTDFDTVATLRWSQEAAQKRMEDLLTSTYSDGSTLAGVLSPFDGISRGIITALQGVGQGPTIEAGLPIVTGQDAEVASVKLIADGVQSSTIFKDTRKLAEQSIKVTEAFINGDEPEANDTETYDNGKKVVPSFLLDVDTVFTDDITPLLVDSGYWTADEVASGVSD, encoded by the coding sequence ATGCGACGCAAGATCACCATGGCGGCAGCAGCAGGCACGCTGGCGCTGAGCCTGGCCGCCTGCGGCGGCGGCGGTGCGGGGAGCACCGAGAGCACCGAGGGCGCCGGGGGCGGCGCCGAGAAGAGCGACATCACCATCGGTGTCGCCATGCCCACCGAGACCTCCGAGCGGTGGATCGCCGACGGCAACGCCGTCAAGGACGGCCTGGAGAAGCTCGGCTACAAGGTCGAGCTGCAGTACGCGGGCGACGACATCCCCACGCAGACCCAGCAGATCGACCAGATGATCACGAGCGGCGCCGACGTGCTCATCGTCGCCTCGATCGACGGCACCGCGCTCACGAGCCAGCTCGAGGCGGCCGCAGCGGCGAACATCCCGGTCATCGCCTACGACCGCCTCATCCGCGACAGCGAGAACGTCGACTTCTACGTCACGTTCGACAACTTCGCGGTCGGCGTCGCCCAGGGCACGGCGCTCCTGCGGGGCATGGGCATCGTCGACGAGGCGGGTGCCGAGGTCGCCGACGTGACCGGCCCGTTCAACATCGAGCTCTTCGCCGGCTCGCCGGACGACAACAACGCCGGGTTCTTCTTCGAGGGCGCCATGTCGGTGCTCGACCCGTACATCACCGACGGCACGCTCGTCGTGAAGTCCGGGCAGACCGACTTCGACACCGTCGCCACGCTGCGCTGGTCGCAGGAGGCCGCGCAGAAGCGCATGGAGGACCTGCTGACCTCCACGTACTCCGACGGCTCGACGCTGGCGGGCGTGCTCTCGCCGTTCGACGGCATCTCGCGCGGCATCATCACCGCCCTGCAGGGCGTCGGCCAGGGCCCGACCATCGAGGCCGGCCTGCCGATCGTGACCGGGCAGGACGCCGAGGTCGCCTCCGTCAAGCTCATCGCCGACGGCGTGCAGTCCTCGACGATCTTCAAGGACACCCGCAAGCTCGCGGAGCAGTCCATCAAGGTCACCGAGGCGTTCATCAACGGCGACGAGCCCGAGGCGAACGACACCGAGACGTACGACAACGGCAAGAAGGTCGTGCCCTCGTTCCTGCTCGACGTGGACACGGTGTTCACGGACGACATCACCCCGCTCCTGGTGGACTCGGGCTACTGGACGGCTGACGAGGTCGCGTCGGGCGTCTCCGACTGA